Proteins from one Streptomyces sp. NBC_00289 genomic window:
- the cobI gene encoding precorrin-2 C(20)-methyltransferase has product MSSRLIGVGVGPGDPELVTVKGVNALRAAEVVVVPVMAAADGTDGGEPGRAEATVLHYVPGEKVVRIVFALNERSDRARREAAWDAAGRRVAQLLRDRGSVAFATIGDPNVYSTFTYLAQTIAELVPGTVVETVPGITAMQDLAARSGAVLTEGTEPLTLVPVTAGASVLKDALNGPGTVVAYKFGRQAREVAEALRETGRIDDAVWGSALGLAEESIRPAAELDDAALPYLSTLIAPARRGGGRGGKL; this is encoded by the coding sequence ATGAGCAGCAGGCTGATCGGAGTCGGGGTCGGGCCCGGTGACCCCGAGCTGGTGACCGTCAAGGGCGTCAACGCCCTGCGCGCCGCCGAGGTGGTCGTCGTCCCCGTGATGGCCGCGGCCGACGGGACGGACGGAGGTGAGCCCGGGCGGGCCGAGGCGACCGTGCTGCACTACGTGCCCGGGGAGAAGGTCGTCCGGATCGTGTTCGCGCTCAACGAGCGCAGCGACCGGGCGCGCCGGGAGGCCGCGTGGGACGCGGCCGGCCGGCGGGTCGCGCAGTTGCTCAGGGACCGTGGGTCCGTCGCCTTCGCGACGATCGGCGACCCCAACGTCTACTCGACCTTCACCTATCTCGCGCAGACCATCGCCGAGCTGGTACCGGGCACCGTCGTGGAGACGGTGCCCGGGATCACGGCCATGCAGGATCTCGCGGCCCGCTCGGGCGCCGTCCTGACCGAGGGGACCGAGCCGCTCACCCTGGTGCCGGTGACGGCGGGCGCCTCGGTGCTCAAGGACGCGTTGAACGGGCCCGGGACCGTCGTCGCCTACAAGTTCGGGCGGCAGGCCCGCGAGGTGGCCGAGGCGTTGCGGGAGACCGGGCGGATCGACGACGCCGTGTGGGGCTCGGCGCTCGGCCTCGCGGAGGAGTCCATCCGGCCGGCCGCCGAGCTCGACGACGCCGCCCTGCCGTACCTCTCGACGCTCATCGCGCCCGCCCGGCGCGGCGGCGGGCGGGGC
- a CDS encoding putative cobaltochelatase, which yields MSTPFPFTAVVGQDDLRLALLLNAVSPAVGGVLVRGEKGTAKSTAVRALSALLPQVEVVSGCRFSCDPASPDPACPDGPHEPGAFESRPSRMVELPVGASEDRLVGALDIERALAEGVKAFEPGLLAAAHRGILYVDEVNLLHDHLVDLLLDAAAMGASYVEREGVSVRHAARFLLVGTMNPEEGELRPQLLDRFGLTVEVAASREPDQRVEVVRRRLAHDDDPDAFAARWAQEETAVRARIVAARELLPSVRLGDGALRQIAATCAAFEVDGMRADIVMARTATALAAWAGRTDVLAEDVRQAALLALPHRRRRNPFDAPGLDEDKLDETLEQYAEPEDDDPGPDGPGGGGGQPPAPDSEGPEGPQGGDTGARPEAGEGGEPQPSGAGSGDQQPVRAAEPFRTRVLSVPGLGEGAAGRRSRARTEQGRTTGARRPRGALTKLHLAATVRAAAPHQRARGRSGPGLVVRRDDLRQATREGREGNLVLFVVDASGSMAARQRMSAVKGAVVSLLLDAYQRRDKVGLVTFRGSAADLALPPTSSVDAAAARLESLPTGGRTPLAAGLLKAHDVLRVERLRDPARRALVVVVTDGRATGGPEPVALAGRAARLFAADQVASVVVDCESGPVRLGLAGRLAGELGGTAVTLEELRADSIAGLVRDVQGDRRAA from the coding sequence GTGAGTACCCCCTTTCCGTTCACGGCCGTCGTCGGCCAGGACGACCTGCGGCTCGCGCTGCTGCTGAACGCCGTCTCGCCCGCCGTCGGCGGTGTGCTGGTGCGCGGCGAGAAGGGCACCGCCAAGTCCACGGCGGTACGCGCCCTTTCGGCCCTCCTGCCGCAGGTGGAGGTCGTCTCCGGGTGCCGGTTCTCCTGCGACCCCGCCTCCCCCGACCCGGCCTGCCCGGACGGTCCGCACGAGCCCGGGGCCTTCGAGTCCCGGCCCTCCCGCATGGTGGAACTGCCCGTCGGCGCCTCCGAGGACCGGCTCGTCGGCGCCCTCGACATCGAGCGGGCGCTCGCCGAGGGCGTGAAGGCTTTCGAGCCCGGGCTGCTGGCCGCCGCGCACCGCGGCATCCTGTACGTCGACGAGGTCAACCTGCTCCACGACCACCTGGTCGACCTGCTTCTCGACGCGGCCGCGATGGGCGCGTCGTACGTGGAACGCGAGGGCGTCTCCGTACGGCACGCCGCCCGGTTCCTGCTCGTCGGCACCATGAACCCCGAAGAGGGCGAGCTGCGGCCGCAGTTGCTCGACCGGTTCGGGCTGACCGTCGAGGTGGCGGCCTCCCGGGAGCCCGACCAGCGGGTGGAGGTCGTACGGCGGCGGCTCGCCCACGACGACGACCCCGACGCGTTCGCCGCCCGGTGGGCGCAGGAGGAGACCGCCGTCCGGGCGCGGATCGTGGCGGCGCGGGAACTGCTGCCGTCGGTGCGGCTGGGCGACGGGGCGCTCCGGCAGATCGCGGCGACCTGTGCCGCGTTCGAGGTGGACGGCATGCGGGCCGACATCGTGATGGCCCGTACGGCGACCGCGCTGGCCGCCTGGGCCGGGCGCACCGACGTGCTCGCCGAGGACGTACGGCAGGCCGCGCTGCTCGCGCTGCCGCACCGGAGGCGGCGCAATCCCTTCGACGCGCCGGGCCTCGACGAGGACAAGCTCGACGAGACGCTGGAGCAGTACGCGGAGCCCGAGGACGACGACCCGGGCCCCGACGGACCCGGCGGGGGCGGCGGGCAGCCGCCCGCACCGGACTCCGAGGGCCCCGAAGGCCCCCAGGGCGGTGACACGGGCGCGCGTCCCGAGGCCGGCGAGGGCGGCGAACCGCAGCCCTCCGGCGCGGGCTCCGGCGACCAGCAGCCGGTGCGCGCCGCCGAGCCGTTCCGCACCAGGGTGCTGAGCGTTCCCGGTCTCGGCGAGGGCGCCGCCGGACGGCGGTCGCGGGCGCGGACCGAGCAGGGGCGGACCACGGGGGCGCGACGGCCCCGGGGGGCGCTCACCAAGCTGCACCTGGCGGCGACCGTGCGGGCCGCGGCGCCGCATCAGCGGGCCCGGGGGCGGTCCGGGCCGGGGCTCGTCGTACGCCGGGACGACCTGCGGCAGGCCACCCGGGAGGGCCGCGAGGGCAACCTCGTGCTCTTCGTGGTGGACGCCTCCGGGTCGATGGCGGCACGGCAGCGGATGAGCGCCGTGAAGGGCGCCGTGGTGTCGCTGCTCCTCGACGCGTACCAGCGGCGGGACAAGGTGGGTCTGGTGACCTTCCGGGGGTCGGCCGCCGACCTCGCGCTGCCGCCGACCTCCTCGGTCGACGCGGCGGCGGCCCGGCTGGAGTCCCTGCCGACCGGCGGCCGGACGCCGCTGGCGGCCGGGCTGCTCAAGGCGCACGACGTACTGCGGGTGGAACGCCTGCGCGATCCCGCGCGGCGGGCGCTCGTGGTGGTGGTGACCGACGGGCGGGCCACCGGCGGGCCGGAGCCGGTCGCGCTGGCCGGGCGGGCGGCGCGGCTGTTCGCGGCCGACCAGGTCGCCTCCGTGGTCGTGGACTGCGAGTCGGGGCCGGTGCGGCTGGGTCTCGCGGGGCGGCTCGCGGGTGAGCTGGGCGGTACGGCGGTGACGCTGGAGGAGCTGCGGGCGGACTCGATCGCCGGGCTGGTCAGGGACGTTCAGGGCGACAGGAGGGCCGCGTAA
- the cobN gene encoding cobaltochelatase subunit CobN: MSTVLLLSTADTDLLAARASGAPYRIGNPTRIDVAEELPALIAGADVAVVRLLGGKRAWEDGLAALRASGVPTVLLGGETVPDAELMAESSVPAGVVAEALRYLVEGGPENLTELTRFLSDTVLLTGEGFDEPRKMPEFGVHGERSYVEGRPTVGVLFYRAHQLSGNTGFVDTLCEAIEARGANALAVYCGSLRGADAGLYEILGRADTLVATVLAAGGTHASQASAGGDEEAWDIGALADLDVPVLQGLCLTSSRSAWQDSDAALSPMDAAMQVAIPEFDGRLITVPFSFKEQGPDEVPVYVADPERAARVAGIAVRHARLRHKPNAEKKLALVFTAYPTKHSRVGNAVGLDTPASAVRVLDALRDAGYLVEGHPDNGDELIHRLINAGGHDVEWLTEEQLAAAPARVPLADYRAWFDQLDPALREGMLEAWGEPPGSLYVDGDDIVLASLQFGNVVVMIQPPRGFGENPIAIYHDPDMPPSHHYMAAYRWLEATTSEGGFGADAVVHMGKHGTMEWLPGKGLGLSGGCAPDAVLGELPLVYPFIVNDPGEGTQAKRRGHATVVDHLVPPMARADTYGDLAKLEQLLDEYALVSDLDPTKAPAVRAQIWTLVKAAELHHDLHVDDQPDDGDFDSFVMHIDGYLCEIKDVQIRDGLHVLGGGPEAEPRVNLVLAVLRASQVWGGTANALPGLRACLAEHFGLVEKELLAEPGAPVKVPVELTERVDGPARTGADAVDLLEQLCRRFAEGMEERGWDAAAVPALVRDVLGTELPDAVAVLEFACREVVPRLARTTDEIDHILKALNGGYVPAGPSGSPTRGLVNVLPTGRNFYSVDPKAIPSRLSWEVGQSLADSLVQRYLQDTGAYPKSVGLTVWGTSAMRTQGDDIAEILALLGCRPVWDDASRRVTGFAIVPLAELGRPRIDVTVRISGFFRDAFPHVVGLIDDAVRAVAELDEPAEQNHVRAHADADTAEHGDRRRATARIFGSKPGAYGAGLLPLIDARNWRSDADLAEVYAVWGGYAYGRGLDGRAARGDMETAFKRIAVAAKNVDTREHDLVDADDYFQYHGGMVAMVRHLTGASPEAYVGDSAVPDQVRTRTLGEETHRVFRARVVNPRWMAAMRRHGYKGAFEMAATVDYLFGYDATAGVVDDWMYEKLSAEYVFDAENQDFMKKSNPWALRGITERLLEAAERGLWAEPDADTLERLRATYLELEGDLEGDQK, from the coding sequence ATGAGCACAGTGTTGTTGTTGTCGACCGCCGACACGGATCTGCTGGCGGCGCGTGCCTCCGGCGCCCCGTACCGGATCGGCAATCCGACCCGGATCGACGTCGCGGAGGAGCTGCCCGCGCTGATCGCGGGCGCGGACGTCGCCGTCGTACGGCTGCTCGGCGGCAAGCGGGCCTGGGAGGACGGGCTGGCCGCGCTCAGGGCGTCCGGCGTCCCGACCGTGCTGCTCGGCGGGGAGACCGTCCCGGACGCCGAGTTGATGGCCGAGTCGTCCGTGCCGGCCGGTGTCGTGGCCGAGGCGCTGCGCTATCTCGTCGAGGGCGGCCCGGAGAACCTGACGGAGCTCACCCGCTTCCTCTCCGACACCGTACTGCTGACCGGTGAGGGGTTCGACGAGCCGCGGAAGATGCCCGAGTTCGGGGTGCACGGGGAGCGCTCGTACGTCGAGGGCCGTCCCACCGTCGGCGTGCTCTTCTACCGGGCCCACCAGCTCAGCGGCAACACCGGCTTCGTGGACACGCTGTGCGAGGCGATCGAGGCGCGGGGCGCCAACGCCCTCGCCGTGTACTGCGGTTCGCTGCGCGGCGCGGACGCCGGGCTGTACGAGATCCTCGGGCGGGCCGACACCCTGGTCGCCACCGTCCTCGCCGCCGGCGGCACGCACGCCTCGCAGGCCTCGGCCGGTGGCGACGAGGAGGCCTGGGACATCGGGGCCCTCGCCGACCTCGACGTGCCCGTTCTCCAGGGTCTGTGTCTCACCTCGTCGAGGAGCGCCTGGCAGGACTCCGACGCCGCCCTGTCCCCCATGGACGCGGCGATGCAGGTCGCGATCCCGGAGTTCGACGGGCGGCTCATCACGGTGCCGTTCTCGTTCAAGGAGCAGGGACCGGACGAGGTGCCGGTGTACGTCGCCGACCCCGAGCGGGCCGCGCGGGTCGCCGGAATCGCCGTACGGCATGCCCGGTTGCGGCACAAGCCGAACGCGGAGAAGAAGCTCGCGCTCGTCTTCACCGCCTACCCGACCAAGCACTCGCGGGTCGGCAACGCGGTGGGGCTCGACACGCCCGCCTCGGCGGTGCGGGTGCTGGACGCGCTGCGCGACGCCGGGTACCTCGTCGAGGGGCACCCGGACAACGGCGACGAACTGATCCACCGGCTCATCAACGCCGGTGGCCACGACGTCGAATGGCTCACCGAGGAGCAGCTCGCCGCCGCTCCCGCGCGCGTGCCGCTCGCCGACTACCGGGCCTGGTTCGACCAGCTCGACCCCGCGCTGCGCGAGGGGATGCTCGAGGCGTGGGGCGAGCCGCCGGGCTCCCTCTACGTCGACGGGGACGACATCGTGCTGGCCTCCCTTCAGTTCGGGAACGTCGTGGTGATGATCCAGCCGCCGCGCGGCTTCGGGGAGAACCCGATCGCGATCTACCACGACCCCGACATGCCGCCCTCGCACCACTACATGGCGGCCTACCGCTGGCTGGAGGCCACGACGTCGGAGGGGGGCTTCGGCGCCGACGCGGTCGTGCACATGGGCAAGCACGGCACCATGGAATGGCTGCCGGGCAAGGGACTCGGGCTCAGCGGCGGCTGCGCGCCCGACGCCGTGCTGGGTGAACTCCCCCTCGTCTACCCCTTCATCGTCAACGACCCGGGCGAGGGCACCCAGGCCAAGCGCCGCGGGCACGCCACGGTCGTCGACCACCTCGTGCCGCCGATGGCGCGCGCGGACACCTACGGCGATCTCGCGAAGCTGGAGCAGCTCCTCGACGAGTACGCGCTCGTGTCCGACCTGGACCCGACGAAGGCCCCGGCGGTGCGCGCCCAGATCTGGACGCTGGTCAAGGCGGCCGAGCTGCATCACGACCTGCACGTGGACGACCAGCCGGACGACGGCGACTTCGACTCGTTCGTCATGCACATCGACGGCTACCTCTGCGAGATCAAGGACGTCCAGATCAGGGACGGCCTGCACGTTCTGGGCGGCGGGCCGGAGGCCGAGCCGCGGGTCAACCTGGTGCTGGCCGTGCTGCGCGCCTCCCAGGTGTGGGGCGGCACCGCGAACGCGCTGCCCGGTCTGCGGGCCTGTCTGGCCGAGCACTTCGGCCTGGTCGAGAAGGAGCTGCTCGCCGAGCCGGGCGCGCCGGTGAAGGTGCCGGTGGAGCTGACGGAACGCGTCGACGGACCGGCACGGACCGGCGCCGACGCCGTGGACCTGCTGGAGCAGCTGTGCCGGCGGTTCGCGGAGGGCATGGAGGAGCGCGGCTGGGACGCGGCGGCCGTTCCCGCGCTCGTGCGTGACGTCCTCGGCACCGAACTCCCGGACGCCGTCGCGGTCCTGGAGTTCGCCTGCCGCGAGGTCGTACCCCGCCTGGCCCGCACGACCGACGAGATCGACCACATCCTCAAGGCCCTGAACGGCGGTTACGTCCCGGCCGGGCCGTCCGGCTCGCCCACCCGCGGTCTCGTCAACGTCCTGCCGACCGGCCGCAACTTCTACTCGGTCGACCCCAAGGCCATTCCGTCCCGGCTGAGCTGGGAGGTCGGGCAGTCGCTCGCCGACTCGCTCGTACAGCGCTATCTCCAGGACACCGGCGCGTACCCGAAGTCCGTCGGCCTGACGGTCTGGGGCACCTCCGCCATGCGCACCCAGGGCGACGACATCGCCGAGATCCTGGCGCTGCTGGGCTGCCGGCCCGTGTGGGACGACGCCTCGCGCCGGGTGACCGGCTTCGCGATCGTGCCCCTGGCGGAGCTCGGCCGGCCGCGCATCGACGTCACGGTCCGTATCTCCGGGTTCTTCCGGGACGCGTTCCCGCACGTCGTCGGGCTGATCGACGACGCGGTCCGGGCGGTGGCCGAGCTGGACGAGCCCGCCGAGCAGAACCACGTCCGGGCCCACGCCGACGCCGACACCGCCGAGCACGGCGACCGGCGGCGGGCGACCGCCCGTATCTTCGGCTCCAAGCCGGGCGCGTACGGCGCCGGGCTGCTGCCGCTGATCGACGCCCGCAACTGGCGCTCCGACGCCGACCTCGCCGAGGTGTACGCGGTGTGGGGCGGCTACGCCTACGGGCGCGGGCTCGACGGGCGGGCGGCGCGCGGGGACATGGAGACCGCGTTCAAGCGCATCGCGGTCGCCGCGAAGAACGTCGACACCCGCGAGCACGACCTGGTGGACGCCGACGACTACTTCCAGTACCACGGCGGCATGGTCGCGATGGTCCGGCACCTGACCGGCGCCTCCCCCGAGGCGTACGTGGGCGACTCGGCCGTCCCCGACCAGGTCAGGACCCGCACACTGGGCGAGGAGACCCACCGCGTCTTCCGCGCCCGCGTCGTCAACCCGCGCTGGATGGCGGCGATGCGGCGGCACGGCTACAAGGGCGCCTTCGAGATGGCGGCGACCGTCGACTACCTCTTCGGCTACGACGCCACGGCCGGGGTCGTGGACGACTGGATGTACGAGAAGCTCAGCGCCGAGTACGTCTTCGACGCGGAGAACCAGGACTTCATGAAGAAGTCCAACCCGTGGGCCCTGCGCGGCATCACGGAGCGCCTCCTGGAGGCCGCCGAGCGCGGGCTGTGGGCGGAACCGGACGCGGACACCCTGGAACGGCTGCGGGCCACGTACCTGGAGCTGGAAGGCGACCTGGAGGGCGACCAGAAGTGA
- a CDS encoding cobyrinate a,c-diamide synthase: protein MVTSSSVPRLVVAAPSSGSGKTTVATGLMAAFAGRGLSVSPHKVGPDYIDPGYHALATGRAGRNLDAYLCGPELVGPLFLHGSRGCDIAVVEGVMGLYDGAAGEGELASTAQVAKLLRAPVVLVVDASSQSRSVAALVHGFASWDPEVRIGGVILNKVASDRHEELLRDALDSAGVPVLGVLRRVEQVATPSRHLGLVPVAERRAEAVEAVAAMAAQVSDGCDLDALAALAAGAGALSCAAWDAAEALGVSPPPPLPFPSPGAAPPDPRCRPEAPRPQTPDGLGTAARPRPQVPPNGLRIAIAGGPAFTFSYAEHAELLAAAGAEVVTFDPLRDEQLPDGTAGLVIGGGFPEVYAAELSANEPLRKAVTALVETGAPVAAECAGLLYLCRELDGQPMCGVLDAGARMTGRLTLGYRDAVAVSDSVLAVAGTRMRGHEFHRTVVEPGAGEVAAWGVRTPARRLEGFVQRGVHASYLHTHWAGQPGVARRFVERCRTS, encoded by the coding sequence GTGGTGACGTCCTCCTCCGTGCCCCGGCTGGTCGTCGCCGCGCCCTCCTCGGGCAGCGGCAAGACCACCGTGGCCACGGGGCTGATGGCCGCGTTCGCCGGGCGGGGGCTCTCGGTGTCCCCGCACAAGGTCGGGCCGGACTACATCGACCCCGGGTACCACGCGCTCGCCACCGGGCGGGCCGGGCGCAACCTCGACGCGTACCTGTGCGGGCCGGAGCTGGTCGGTCCGCTGTTCCTGCACGGGTCCCGCGGCTGTGACATCGCCGTCGTCGAGGGAGTGATGGGGCTGTACGACGGGGCCGCCGGGGAGGGCGAACTGGCGTCCACCGCCCAGGTGGCGAAGCTGCTGCGGGCGCCGGTGGTGCTGGTCGTGGACGCGTCCTCGCAGTCCCGGTCGGTCGCCGCGCTCGTGCACGGGTTCGCGTCCTGGGATCCGGAGGTGCGGATCGGGGGCGTGATCCTCAACAAGGTCGCTTCCGACCGGCACGAGGAGTTGTTGCGGGACGCGCTGGACTCGGCCGGGGTGCCGGTGCTGGGTGTGCTGCGGCGGGTGGAGCAGGTGGCGACGCCTTCGCGGCATCTGGGGCTGGTGCCGGTCGCCGAGCGGCGGGCTGAGGCCGTGGAGGCTGTCGCCGCGATGGCCGCGCAGGTCTCCGACGGGTGCGATCTCGATGCGCTGGCGGCGCTGGCGGCCGGTGCGGGTGCGTTGTCCTGCGCGGCTTGGGACGCGGCCGAGGCGCTGGGTGTCTCGCCCCCGCCGCCCCTTCCCTTCCCGTCCCCGGGGGCTGCGCCCCCAGACCCCCGCTGTCGGCCCGAAGCGCCTCGTCCTCAGACGCCGGACGGGCTGGGAACGGCTGCGAGGCCACGTCCTCAGGTTCCCCCCAACGGGCTGAGAATAGCCATTGCCGGTGGGCCCGCCTTCACCTTCTCCTACGCCGAGCATGCCGAGCTGCTGGCCGCCGCCGGGGCCGAGGTCGTCACCTTCGATCCGCTCCGCGACGAGCAACTGCCCGACGGAACGGCCGGGTTGGTCATCGGCGGTGGCTTTCCGGAGGTGTACGCGGCCGAGCTGTCGGCCAACGAGCCGCTGCGCAAGGCCGTCACGGCCCTCGTGGAGACCGGCGCGCCCGTCGCCGCCGAGTGTGCCGGGCTGCTGTACCTGTGCCGGGAGCTCGACGGGCAGCCCATGTGCGGGGTGCTCGACGCCGGCGCGCGGATGACCGGACGGCTCACGCTCGGGTACCGGGACGCGGTCGCCGTGAGCGACAGTGTCCTCGCCGTCGCGGGGACGCGGATGCGCGGGCACGAGTTCCACCGGACGGTGGTGGAGCCGGGGGCCGGAGAGGTCGCCGCCTGGGGTGTGCGAACACCGGCGCGGCGACTGGAGGGTTTTGTACAGCGAGGTGTGCACGCGAGTTATCTGCACACGCACTGGGCCGGCCAGCCCGGTGTCGCCCGTCGGTTCGTGGAGAGGTGCCGGACGTCATGA
- a CDS encoding cobyric acid synthase, producing MNGGLLVAGTTSDAGKSVVTAGICRWLVRQGVKVAPFKAQNMSLNSFVTREGAEIGRAQAMQAQACRVEPTVQMNPVLLKPGGEQSSQVVLMGRPVGELSARGYHGGRQRQLLGTVLDCLAELRGTYDAVICEGAGSPAEINLRRTDIVNMGIARGARLPVLVVGDIDRGGVFASFFGTVALLSPEDQELVAGFLVNKFRGDVSLLEPGLDMLHGLTGRRTYGVLPFRHGLGIDEEDGLRISLRGTVRESATAPPVGEDVLRVAVCAVPLMSNFTDVDALAAEPGVVVRFVDRPEELADADLVVVPGTRGTVRALEWLRERGLAGALARRAAEGRPVLGICGGYQLLGERIEDEVESRRGRVTGLGLLPVRVRFAREKTLTRPVGEALGEHVEGYEIHHGVADVMGGDAFISDGEGHGLDGCRVGQVWGTHWHGSLESDGFRRAFLREVAAAAGRRFVPAADTSFAALREEQLDRLGDLIEQHADTDALWRLIESGAPQGLPFIPPGAPA from the coding sequence ATGAACGGTGGTCTCCTGGTCGCCGGCACCACCTCCGACGCCGGCAAGAGCGTCGTCACCGCCGGGATCTGCCGCTGGCTGGTCCGGCAGGGGGTCAAGGTCGCGCCGTTCAAGGCGCAGAACATGTCCCTCAACTCGTTCGTGACGCGGGAGGGCGCCGAGATCGGCCGTGCGCAGGCCATGCAGGCGCAGGCGTGCCGCGTCGAGCCGACGGTGCAGATGAATCCCGTCCTGCTCAAGCCGGGCGGCGAACAGAGCAGTCAGGTCGTGCTCATGGGGCGGCCCGTGGGCGAGTTGAGTGCCCGCGGCTACCACGGAGGGCGGCAGCGGCAACTGCTGGGGACCGTGCTCGACTGTCTCGCCGAGTTGCGGGGCACGTATGACGCGGTGATCTGTGAGGGGGCCGGCAGTCCCGCGGAGATCAATCTGCGGCGCACCGACATCGTGAACATGGGCATCGCGCGGGGCGCGCGGCTGCCCGTGCTCGTCGTCGGCGACATCGACCGCGGGGGCGTGTTCGCCTCCTTCTTCGGCACGGTCGCCCTGCTGTCCCCCGAGGACCAGGAGCTCGTCGCCGGGTTCCTCGTCAACAAGTTCCGGGGGGACGTCTCGCTGCTGGAGCCGGGCCTCGACATGCTGCACGGGCTCACCGGACGGCGGACCTACGGCGTGCTGCCCTTCCGGCACGGGCTCGGCATCGACGAGGAGGACGGGCTGCGCATCTCGTTGCGCGGGACGGTCCGCGAGTCGGCCACCGCCCCACCCGTCGGCGAGGACGTCCTGCGCGTCGCCGTCTGCGCGGTCCCCCTCATGTCCAACTTCACCGACGTGGACGCGCTGGCCGCCGAACCGGGTGTCGTGGTGCGGTTCGTGGACCGGCCCGAGGAACTGGCGGACGCCGACCTCGTGGTGGTCCCGGGCACCCGGGGCACGGTCCGCGCGCTGGAGTGGCTGCGGGAGCGGGGCCTGGCCGGCGCGCTCGCGCGGCGCGCCGCCGAGGGCCGGCCGGTGCTCGGCATCTGCGGTGGCTACCAGCTGCTCGGTGAGCGCATCGAGGACGAGGTCGAGAGCCGGCGGGGGCGGGTGACGGGACTCGGACTGCTGCCCGTCCGGGTGCGGTTCGCCCGCGAGAAGACCCTCACCCGGCCCGTCGGCGAGGCCCTCGGCGAACACGTCGAGGGGTACGAGATCCACCACGGGGTCGCCGACGTCATGGGCGGAGACGCGTTCATCTCCGACGGCGAGGGGCACGGCCTGGACGGTTGCCGGGTCGGCCAGGTCTGGGGCACGCACTGGCACGGCTCCCTGGAGTCGGACGGTTTCCGGCGTGCCTTCCTGCGCGAGGTGGCGGCCGCCGCGGGCCGCCGGTTCGTACCGGCCGCCGACACCTCGTTCGCCGCGCTGCGCGAGGAGCAGCTCGACCGGCTCGGCGACCTGATCGAACAGCACGCGGACACGGACGCGCTGTGGCGGCTCATCGAGTCCGGCGCGCCGCAAGGACTGCCTTTCATTCCACCGGGAGCGCCCGCATGA
- the cobO gene encoding cob(I)yrinic acid a,c-diamide adenosyltransferase: MPQGQPSVVPDDGLTTRQRRNRPLVVVHTGVGKGKSTAAFGLALRAWNQGWPIGVFQFVKSAKWKVGEERALRVLGDSGEGGSVAWHKMGEGWSWVQRDAQMDNEDKAREGWEQVKRDLAAETYQLYVLDEFAYPMHWGWIDTDEVVAVLRDRPGTQHVVITGRNAPAKLLDVADLVTDMSKVKHPMDAGQKGQRGIEW; the protein is encoded by the coding sequence ATGCCGCAGGGACAGCCGAGTGTGGTGCCGGACGACGGCCTGACGACCCGTCAACGGCGGAACCGTCCGCTGGTCGTCGTGCACACCGGGGTCGGCAAGGGAAAGTCGACCGCCGCCTTCGGGCTCGCGCTGCGGGCCTGGAACCAGGGCTGGCCGATCGGGGTGTTCCAGTTCGTCAAGTCGGCCAAGTGGAAGGTCGGAGAGGAGCGGGCGCTGCGCGTGCTCGGCGACTCCGGCGAGGGCGGGTCGGTCGCCTGGCACAAGATGGGCGAGGGCTGGTCGTGGGTGCAGCGCGACGCGCAGATGGACAACGAGGACAAGGCGCGCGAGGGCTGGGAGCAGGTCAAGCGGGACCTGGCCGCCGAGACGTATCAGCTGTACGTGCTCGACGAGTTCGCCTACCCCATGCACTGGGGCTGGATCGACACGGATGAGGTCGTCGCGGTGCTGCGGGACCGGCCGGGCACCCAGCACGTGGTGATCACCGGGCGGAACGCGCCCGCGAAGCTCCTCGACGTCGCCGACCTGGTGACCGACATGTCGAAGGTCAAGCACCCCATGGACGCCGGCCAGAAGGGCCAGAGGGGCATCGAGTGGTGA